In the genome of Candidatus Binatia bacterium, one region contains:
- the rplX gene encoding 50S ribosomal protein L24, with amino-acid sequence MKTPTKMPNFRKNDQVVVISGDDRGKSGRILKVLRDKNRVIVEKVNFIKRHTKPRGTGRQGGILEREAPIHVSNVMHLCPKCQQGVRVTVKPDTDGKRERFCGRCGETIARAQ; translated from the coding sequence ATGAAAACGCCGACCAAGATGCCGAATTTCCGCAAGAACGACCAGGTGGTCGTGATCTCCGGCGACGACCGGGGCAAGTCGGGCCGCATCCTCAAGGTGCTGCGCGACAAGAATCGCGTCATCGTCGAGAAGGTGAACTTCATCAAGCGCCACACCAAGCCGCGGGGCACCGGCCGGCAGGGCGGCATCCTCGAGCGCGAGGCGCCGATCCACGTGTCGAACGTCATGCACCTCTGCCCCAAGTGTCAGCAGGGGGTGCGGGTCACGGTCAAGCCGGACACGGACGGGAAGCGCGAGCGCTTCTGCGGCCGCTGCGGCGAGACGATTGCGAGAGCTCAGTAA
- the rpmC gene encoding 50S ribosomal protein L29 translates to MRDLKAEKIREMTEDEILTKIRELKEELFHLRFRNQMRQLQNPLLLREKKRDVARMHTVLAEHKSGLRPLAGHAAAGTPAPAGARTAPSEAPGTAPAAPKARAGAKKKTAKAKPKKAAAKSRPSASKAKAKSKPAAKRKAKKS, encoded by the coding sequence ATGCGCGATCTGAAGGCCGAGAAGATCCGGGAGATGACGGAGGACGAGATCCTCACGAAGATCCGCGAGCTGAAGGAGGAGCTGTTCCACCTTCGTTTCCGGAACCAGATGCGCCAGCTCCAGAATCCGCTGCTCCTGCGCGAGAAGAAGCGCGACGTGGCGCGGATGCACACGGTGCTCGCCGAGCACAAGAGCGGCCTCCGCCCGCTGGCGGGACACGCCGCGGCCGGAACGCCGGCGCCCGCGGGCGCCCGCACCGCGCCGAGCGAAGCGCCGGGCACCGCGCCGGCCGCGCCCAAGGCGCGCGCGGGCGCGAAGAAGAAGACGGCGAAGGCGAAGCCCAAGAAGGCGGCCGCGAAGTCCCGGCCGAGCGCGTCCAAGGCCAAGGCCAAGTCGAAGCCGGCCGCTAAGAGAAAGGCGAAGAAGTCGTGA
- the rplE gene encoding 50S ribosomal protein L5, protein MGEAEAPARVPRLKEHYEKAVLPELMKRFSFANPMQAPRLRKIVVNMGVGDALANIKMLDAAVAELAQITGQRPSVRKAKKSIANFKLREGQPIGCMVTLRGARMYEFYDRLVNVALPRIRDFRGVPARSFDGRGNYTLGVTEQIIFPEINYDRVEKVRGMDITFVTSARNDEEGQELLRLMNMPFRQR, encoded by the coding sequence ATCGGCGAAGCCGAGGCCCCGGCGCGCGTCCCCCGGCTCAAAGAGCACTATGAGAAGGCGGTGCTCCCCGAGCTGATGAAGCGCTTCTCCTTCGCCAACCCGATGCAGGCGCCGCGGCTCCGCAAGATCGTCGTGAACATGGGCGTGGGCGACGCGCTCGCCAACATCAAGATGCTCGACGCCGCGGTGGCCGAGCTGGCCCAGATCACCGGGCAGCGTCCCTCGGTGCGGAAGGCGAAGAAGTCGATCGCCAACTTCAAGCTGCGCGAGGGGCAGCCGATCGGCTGCATGGTCACGCTGCGCGGCGCGCGGATGTACGAGTTCTACGACCGGCTGGTGAACGTGGCGTTGCCGCGAATCCGCGACTTCCGCGGGGTCCCGGCGCGCTCCTTCGACGGCCGGGGCAACTACACGCTGGGCGTGACGGAACAGATCATCTTCCCCGAGATCAACTACGACCGAGTCGAGAAGGTCCGGGGCATGGACATCACGTTCGTCACGTCGGCGCGGAACGACGAAGAGGGGCAGGAGCTCTTGCGGCTCATGAACATGCCCTTCCGTCAGCGCTAG
- the rplF gene encoding 50S ribosomal protein L6 — protein sequence MPSRVGKKPIPIPSGVTVARDGRSIKVKGPKGEMLFALGHGVDVTVEPQEVVVAQVGGGKQALAMHGTTRAILANMIHGVTQGFTKTLEITGTGYRAAMTGKKLTLQIGFSHPVEFEPPAGISITVENPTRLHVSGFDKGLVGQVAANIRGYRPPEPYKGKGIKYAGEYIRRKAGKAAGGKSA from the coding sequence ATGCCGTCGCGCGTAGGAAAGAAACCGATCCCGATCCCCTCCGGCGTCACCGTGGCGCGGGACGGGCGCTCGATCAAGGTCAAGGGGCCGAAGGGCGAGATGCTCTTCGCGCTCGGCCACGGCGTGGACGTGACCGTGGAGCCGCAGGAAGTCGTGGTGGCCCAGGTCGGGGGCGGCAAGCAGGCCCTCGCGATGCACGGGACCACGCGCGCCATCCTGGCGAACATGATCCACGGAGTGACGCAGGGCTTCACGAAGACGCTCGAGATCACGGGCACCGGCTACCGCGCTGCGATGACCGGGAAGAAGCTGACGCTGCAGATCGGCTTCAGCCATCCGGTCGAGTTCGAGCCGCCGGCCGGCATCTCCATCACGGTGGAGAACCCGACGCGGCTTCACGTGAGCGGCTTCGACAAGGGCCTGGTGGGACAGGTCGCGGCGAACATCCGCGGCTACCGTCCGCCGGAGCCGTACAAGGGCAAGGGGATCAAGTACGCGGGCGAGTACATCCGTCGCAAGGCGGGCAAGGCTGCCGGCGGGAAGTCGGCGTAA
- the rpsQ gene encoding 30S ribosomal protein S17 has protein sequence MEAASTERGRRKFMTGRVVSDAMQKTVVVTIERLVKHEEYGKYVRRRSRFKVHDEKNECKVGDVIRFMETRPLSKDKRWRLVDFVQRVER, from the coding sequence ATGGAAGCTGCGAGCACCGAGCGGGGACGGCGGAAGTTCATGACCGGCCGCGTCGTGAGCGACGCGATGCAGAAGACGGTGGTGGTCACCATCGAGCGGCTGGTGAAGCACGAGGAGTACGGCAAGTACGTCCGGCGCCGCAGCCGGTTCAAGGTTCACGACGAGAAGAACGAGTGCAAGGTGGGCGACGTGATCCGCTTCATGGAGACGCGCCCGCTGAGCAAGGACAAGCGCTGGCGTCTCGTCGATTTCGTGCAGCGCGTCGAGCGCTGA
- a CDS encoding type Z 30S ribosomal protein S14 encodes MAKKSLVEKWKREPKFKVRKYNRCHRCGRSRAFLRDFGICRICFRELALLGQIPGVVKASW; translated from the coding sequence TTGGCCAAGAAGTCGCTGGTCGAGAAATGGAAGCGGGAGCCCAAATTCAAGGTGCGGAAGTACAACCGCTGCCACCGTTGCGGCCGTTCCCGGGCGTTTCTCCGGGACTTCGGCATCTGCCGGATCTGCTTCCGGGAGCTGGCGCTGCTCGGCCAGATTCCGGGCGTGGTGAAGGCGAGCTGGTAG
- the rplN gene encoding 50S ribosomal protein L14, giving the protein MVQPRSIIAISDNSGARVARVVKVLGGTRKRYGMLGDVIVVSIQDALPGAAVKKGDVHKAVLIRTRKEVRRKDGSYIRFDQNAAVLIDDQKEPKGTRIFGPVARELREREFMKIVSLAPEVI; this is encoded by the coding sequence ATGGTACAGCCACGGAGCATCATCGCCATATCGGACAACTCGGGCGCGCGGGTCGCGCGGGTCGTGAAGGTCCTGGGCGGCACCCGCAAGCGCTACGGCATGCTCGGGGACGTCATCGTGGTCTCCATCCAGGACGCGCTCCCGGGCGCGGCCGTGAAGAAGGGTGACGTGCACAAGGCCGTGCTGATCCGGACGCGCAAGGAGGTCCGCCGCAAGGACGGCTCCTACATCCGTTTCGATCAGAACGCGGCGGTGCTGATCGACGACCAGAAAGAGCCCAAGGGGACGCGTATCTTCGGCCCCGTGGCGCGGGAGCTTCGGGAGCGGGAGTTCATGAAGATCGTCTCCCTGGCCCCTGAGGTGATCTGA
- the rpsH gene encoding 30S ribosomal protein S8: protein MSVTDPIADLLTSIRNACKAKHKKCDVPASNVKAEIVRVLLREKYINNYKTMDDKRQGVLRIYLKYDAKERPVLQGLERVSKPGRRVYVRRHQIPKVQGGLGTALISTPSGIMTDLEAREEGLGGEYLCRVW from the coding sequence ATGTCCGTTACCGATCCGATCGCGGATCTGCTGACCAGCATCCGCAACGCCTGCAAGGCGAAGCACAAGAAGTGCGACGTTCCGGCCTCGAACGTGAAGGCCGAAATCGTGCGGGTGCTCCTGCGCGAGAAGTACATCAACAACTACAAGACGATGGACGACAAGCGGCAGGGCGTCCTTCGCATCTATCTCAAGTACGACGCGAAGGAGCGGCCGGTGCTGCAGGGGCTGGAGCGTGTCTCCAAGCCGGGGCGCCGCGTGTACGTCCGCCGTCACCAGATTCCCAAGGTGCAGGGCGGGCTCGGCACGGCGCTCATCTCGACCCCGTCGGGGATCATGACCGATCTCGAGGCGCGCGAAGAGGGGCTCGGCGGCGAGTACCTCTGTCGCGTCTGGTAA